The nucleotide window tatttaaagatattcaaattgtgtatgtagcccacttttatcaggaactgttgacatttaaatttaggtagggcagatgtgagtcccaaaagctgTGGTGAAGGCACAGGTTAAAGAATGGGATCAGTGTTAATAAGAACATCATCAGATTTTAACTCCAGTTTCATTATTCAGTGTTGCTGCagaacagtaataatgatgcagtggttgtgtgtgtttagtctgaTTCAGGGTAAGAGATCAGACTCACCTGAACCCAGCTGTGTGTCCATGAAGAGTGAACAGTCAATGGGACCTCCGATAAACTTTAAAGACACAGACTGTACTACTGATCTGAGGTGAGGAAATAGTTGttgtctctcgctctctctctctctctctctctctttatatatatatatatatatatatatatatatatatatatatatatatatatatatatatataatttacaccCTGGCTTTATAAATACTTCAAATACTGTTTCATCCTATTTTACAGATTATTAAAGAATAAGAGATCAGACTCACCTGAACCCAGCTGTGTGTCCATGAAGAGTGAACAGTCAATGGGTCGTCCAATAAACTTTAAAGACACAGACTGTACTACTGATCTGAGGTGAGGACAGTTGAATGTATGAGTGCAGTGTTttatcactcacactctcacataatCAAACATctgtgtaatatgtgtgtattcactgctttgtgtttgtagttatgaatatgatttatagtctttattctacttttaacaagtgttttatttgttcacaGACTGCAGAAGAAGAAATCAAAGATCACTGAGAAGAGTCATTTAGAGGCCAtattcaaggtgtgtgtgtgtgtgtgtgtgtgtatctattcCACCCTCACTGCAATGTGACAGAACAAAATCCTGAGCAGCAGTAAGAGAGAACACGAGTGTGATGTTTCCCTATTGAATTTAACATctttttccttctgcttctctcattctttttgtttgtttgtttttccaaactTTGTCAAATTAAATCATCAGCATTTTCATACCTCTTTCTTAATACTCAGTGATTCACCTTCATGTTTTTACTCGTCTGTGCTCTCGTCTGAAACCAGTTTGTCTGGATGTCAGTAATGAACACATTCTTATGTTACATTCTAGTGTTTGATATGAgtgtagtgttttttatttgcttctGTTACAAATCAGGATGTGGAGCACAAAGTCATCACTCTGCTACAGAATGAACTGAAGAGATATAAGAAGCTCCTGGGTCCAGATTACCCAGCATGCTCTGAGAGGGaggtggaggatgaggaggatcaGAGCAGTGTCAGAGAGGGAGTGCTGAAGATCACACTGCACTTCCTGAAGAACATGAAGCACACAGATCTCGCCAACACACTGCAGAACAGTAAGAGCTCATGGGGTTCTAACATCACTTTATCTTCAGAGGAAGGAAACtgctgtacatttattaaacacatctcatcataatgatgtgcttttatcaacacaatataataacaCATCAGTACTGACATTCCATATGATATACAGCTATGAACATATCAGTAGCTCACAGAGATGATCAgagagtttacattttattcttctttttatcagAACTCGTCTCTGTGCACCAGCgaaaactcaaatccaaactgagagagaaatgtaaagAATTACTGAAGGAATCTCACAGCATGGAAGCTCAGCACttctgaatgagatctacacagacctctacatcacagagggttGGAGTGGAGACGTCAATAATGAACATGAGGTGAGACAGATTGAGACAGTGTCCAGGAGACCAGCAACACAGGAGACACCCATCAAATGTAATGATCTCTTTAAAGACAAGTCCATCAGAAGTGTGCTGACTAAAGGAGttgctggaattggaaaaacagtctctgtgcagaagttcattctggactgggctgaaggaaaAGCAAATCAGGACGTCACCTTCATGTTTCCACTTCCCTTTAGAGAGCTGAATCTGATGAAGCAGAAACATCTCAGTCTGATGGATCTTCTTCATCACTTTTTCccagaaataaaagaattacGATTAATAGACTGTGAGAGGAATAAAGTGGTGTTGATCTTTGATGGTCTGGATGAGTGTCGACTTCCTCTAAATTTCCAGAACAATGAGAGATTGTGTGATGTGACAGAATCAGCCTCAGTGGATGTGCTGCTGACGAACCTCATCAAGGGAATCTGCTTCCTCTGCTCTCCTCTGGATCACCTCTCGACCAggagcagccaatcagatcccTCCTGAATGTGTAGACCAGGTaacagaggtacgagggttcagTGATCCTCAGAAagaggagtacttcaggaagaggatcagtgatcagagcCTGGCCaataaaatcatcacacacatgaaGTCTTCcagaagcctctacatcatgtgtcACATCCCAGTCTTCTGCTGGATCTCAGccactgttctagagagaatgttgggtgaagcagagagtggagagatccccaagactctgactcaaatgttcaCACACTTCCTGATCTTTCAGATCAAACACAAGCACCAAAAGTACCATCAGAAATGTGACCCTGATCCTCAGCAGACCAGAGAGAGTATCCTGGCACTGGGAAAACTGGCTTTCCAACAGCTGGAGAAAggaaacctgatcttctatgaagaagacctgagagagtgtggcATTGATGTCAGAGAAGCGTCAGTGTACTCAGGAGTGTGTactcagatcttcagagaggagtttgggcttcacctGGGGAAGGTGTTCAGCTTTGTACATCTGAGTGTTCAGGAGTTTCTGGCTGCTTTATAcacatttctctcatttataaataaaaagagtaaaaaaacacaaatcaacaaTCTTTCAGATCTTTTTACAAAATCAAACATGTCTGATTTCCTGAGGAGTGCAGTGGACAAGACCTTACAGAGTGAGAATGGACACCTGGACCTGTTCCTCCGCTTccttctgggtctctcactgGAGTCCAATCAGACTCTCTTACAAGACCTACTGCcccagacaggaagtagctctcacagcaaacaggaaacagtCGAGTACATCAAGGAGAAGATCAGAGAAAATCCATCTccagagaaatccatcaatctgttccactgtctgaatgaactgaatgatgattctctagtacaggaagtacaacGTTACCTGAACAGCAGTAATTCCAGGTGTCTCAGTGGAGTCAGACTCTCTCCTGctcagtggtctgctctggtgtttgtgttgctgAACTCAGAAGAGAATCTggatgtgtttgatttgagtaAATATGACAGATCAGATGAATGTCTTCTGAGGCTGCTGCCAGTGGTCAAAGCATCCAGAAAAGCTGAGtaagtcattttaaaatgatttcataaatgtgttactaattccataaatgtagttattattgtaaatgaaCACTAATGACACTGCACTGATTAGGATCATGATTATCATTCATTACTCCAATCAGGTAACCAGTGTTTACTGATGTGATTTAAATCATTGCTAAAAGCTAAAGTGCAAAATGATGTCATCAAAAttaaagattagattagattagagtagatttaactttattgtcattacacatgtacaagtacaaggcaatgaaatgcagtttgggtctaaccagagtgcaatagcagcaagtgtaggatatacagtgtttgcATGATTTATATAAGTTAAATAGAATGGaatataggactataaacagtaatttacagatgtatatgtactatgaatatacagatgaatatataagtactataaatataatatactcATAGTATAACCAATCATTAGTGGTTgtagtgattatatatatatatatatatatatatatatatatatatattacacatttgaatatataaatatcaaaacTAATTACGCTGGAAaacaaaatgatataaaataggAAGTCTACtgacttttcatttattttacactcgATCACAGATTTATCTAAAAACACAATtcaatcaaaataaatgtaaatattggtAACCACCCATGCAGTCCACATATAAATGACAGATAAAtgatgtgtaataatgtgaaatgacatGGGGCAAAGGTACACGCTTactgatatttatttaatactctGTACAAAAGCCTACAAATAGCAGCTTCCAGAAGCCTCTTGTATGGAAAAACTATTTACATGCATTGCTAAGGTGTGATTTGGACCCattcttctacacaaacactCTTCAGATCTTGACCTCCAAACTTCACTGTTGGTCTGGTGTTTTTGGGATGGTGTGCAGTGTCATTTGGGAAATTAGAAAAACTGTCCCTGAACCTTCAGGATGGATGGAGgttgaacagtttgtgactgggatgtgaggaGTCCATGATGAAGTGAGCTCTGCTGTGATGAAGGTTCTGAATTGCAGGTAGTTGTTTGGAAAGCTTTACCTGGCTTTCTATAGACACAGTGTAGCTTCCATTTGATCCAGGATGCTTTCAATGATACAGCAGTAAAAAACCTGGAGACATATAGATCTTCCCAAGGCTCCTCAAGAAGTATAGATGCTGTTGCACCTTCCAAATCAGAGTTGTAGACAGGGAAGTGTCCCTGCTGTTAGATTTCCGGAGGTCCACACTGAGCTCTTCAATCTTTATGGCACttagggtcaggttgttggtggaaCACCATGCTGTTAGGCTTTGgttctcttccctgtaggccaaTTATTTATTGTTACTGATCTTGCCGACCACGCTGGTGTCACACTTGAGGAAGATGTTTGTAAGGAATGTTTTATCCTCTGCCGCTTGGGCAGGATTGCCTTCTGTCCCCTGGACAGGATACCCCTGAATTCAGCCTTTCCTCTCGATCTTTGCTCTCCTACGTGCACGGGGAAGTCTCAATGAAAAACACAAGTCGGCTTTCAGAGAGAAGTTCCGAAGTTTATTGTTTcacacatgaagatatacttccaaagagatggagagaaaaagggagggctgccaggtgtgtgtgtgtgaacagaagagaaagttaGGAGAGACAACTCCACAAGGTTATGTTGAGCCTGCAAAAGATAAgcctaaaacagaaatacaggaacCACTTTGTGTGTACGAGCAAAGTAACACATGCCACAAAAGGATAGTTCAGGGTATGGTcaacagaaacatacaaaaaggTTATTCTAGAAGCATACAGCAGAATTACTATAACTACTAATGGCAACAAGATACATATTACCATACTGTGAGAACATAAAAACGGTTAACGATAATAACTCCACATCTGGTCATGTTATTCGTTTAGCAGAAGCAACAAAGCGAGGATTAGCCATACCAAAAGGCAACAGTTTGGGTATTCTCACAGCGTAAGCGTATAAAGAGAGGATATAGACaagaactgagtgttctgggtcAACCTAATCTAGGACTAGTGATCAAGGATATCTTACAATTCCCCCGTTTTATCCATGATAAATAAGAATGGATAAATCACAACTTAAACTAACAGACATGTCGCATTGGAATAGGATAATAATCAGAAACACGAGGGACCGGTTGATAACCAGAAAGCATACGGGTGAATGATCGCTGGATACATTGAAAAATACATGGTCCAAATAGGCATAGCAACAGGAAAACGATGACAGTCGGGATTATCAAAGAAATGTACGGCGCCCAATGACCAAACAGAGTATACAACTATCCCCATACCCTACCTTGATTACCCTTTTCGTCATCCTTAAGAGCCTGAGCCGTGGCGTGCATTTTCTCAACTGCCTGACCTATAACTCCGTGTTCATCGTCGTTGTCAGGGACGTATGTGCAACAACTATCCCCCACCAATGCACATACGCCTCCCTTTTCAGCCAGCAGGATATCTAAAGCTAATCTATTCTGTAGGGTTGTCAGGCACAAAGCAGTGAGCTCAGTACGTATACCATCAACTGCGATGAGGGTTTCATTAATGAAAGTGGCCAGGCGATAATGGGTGACTTCTATTTGATTCCACAACTGGGTAATACCATATTGTGGGAAAAAGCCGTCCCAAAACTTAACAAAACGGGATTTAAGCTGATGTTCAGGGGAAGGGAAGGCAGGATCAGAGACAGCGGACCGTTTCTGCCGGGTCTGTGTTTGGTTGAGGTGTCCGAATATATATGACGACGAGCCGAATCGGGTAAGAGCACACACCCCACCCCAATTATGCGTTAGATACATATATACTTGCTTCCCACACACCCAATACCAATCCTCTGTTCTATATACTGTGCCATTACCCGGGTGAATCAGAGAACAGATACGCGTCAGGACATGTTTGATTGACGAAATACTCAGAAAAGGTATGTGCGCAAAGGCGGTTGGGGGTGACCTCGAGGGAAATGGGTCCATCACGGTGGAAGCACAAGGGGAAAACATACTCTTTTGAAATGCGAGGTTTTATGGAGGTAGGGCTAAATAGTTCCTCCTCCGAGGAATGGGTCCAGGCTACTGTGACCGCAATCAGGAGGTCTATCAGTTTCTGAGTTGGTCTATTACGAACGAGAAGACAACGATCACGATGTGTAAGGTTGTGTATCTGAGTATCTGGGATTACAGGATCATTCAGACAGAAGGCATTCATACAGGTGGATTCGGCAGCATTAAGGATTTCAGTCTCGTCCCGGGAGTTGGGTATCAGGGACTTGGACCCTACCGCAGATGGTAACTGCTGACACACGTAGCATGGACCTGCTGTGTGCTGACGAGCCATCCAGTTGGCGTATTGCCAGAAGGTGTTGTGGTGTGGGTAAGCCTGGGCGGGAATCCCAGCCCCAAGGCTGACGATTAGGAGAAAAAGGACAACCATACTGGTCACTGGTTGTGTTACCTCCCTGGATTGATGAGAGATTGTCGTTCCGCTTTTCTTGACATGTCCTGCAGCTGTGAGGATGCCCGAATAGTCGGCACAGAAGGGTCTGAGGAGTTGTCACCGAACCTCGATAGATGATGACAGGAACCGATACACGTCTCCTAGAGAACTCATGGGGAGGTCAAGAGGCTATGCTTCTGTAACATAAAGGAAAATAGTGATACACAGggaacatgtacacacaaaatTTAAGAGGGATCACCTCCATTTCTTGATTCTGGTAGCATGGATCCACTGTGGGAAAAGGTCAGTTAATACACCTGTGCATGTATTTCTGCTGGCCCCTCATATTTGCATACACCCAATCGCCTGGGTTTTAGAGATTTAACCAGAACACCATTCCCCACCCAGGAGGGATGGGTTGGTGTCAGAGGGATGACAGGTATAGATTTAGAGACCAGTTCATGTTTTGACAGTGTATCAATCAGGGCAGCAGAATACTCGGCGATGTGCACATCCAGATCAGCTGTACCTATGGCTGGTTAACCTTTTTTCCAGGGCGTTGGAAATTTGTGTGGTGATAGGTGGACGTCTTTTCGCGGAGTCATTCTCATTTCGGCAAGGACTGCAGGTAGTAAGTCTACCCATTTTTTGTTACCTGTAGCTTGCATGGCCTTAGTCAGTTTGTCCTTAAGTGTCCGGTTAGTTCTCTCTATGATACCGGAAGACTGAGGGTGATAGGGATTATGGAAACGCCATGACAGGGATAGGTATTTACATAAGTCCTGCATTACCTTCGCAGTGAATGGTGTTCCTTTGTCTGAATCAATCGTGTGAGGAACACCATATCGTGGTAAAATCTCTTTGGCTTGGATATGTGTGACAACCTTTTCTCGTTAACAAGGGAAATCTTCAACCCACCTTGAGAATTTGTCTACCATCACCAGGAGATACTTGAATGAACCACAGGAAGGCATGTGAGTGAAGTCAATCTGCCATTCAGAGAATGGAGCAGTGGGTAGTGGAGGCACTCATGTTTCGCTGCGCTCTTAGTGATGTTATTTCGGGCACAGATCAGACATCTAGATAAAATCGAGTCTATCATGCAGTTTAAGTTAGCTATACAAAAAAATCGGTTCATATCCTCCCTCACCCCCCTTCGTGCGCAATGTGTGACACCGTGAAACTCACGTACGAGGAAAGGAACACAGTGAGATGGAAGGCATAGGCGACCATCTGCACTGTACCAAAGGCCATCGGAGGCCACGAGGCATTGTGTGATTGCCAAAAGGCAGAATCATTCGGGTGGCTGAGGATTGGACAGATGGCAAATGTAAATCAGGAATGAGAGCGGAGGAAAGAAAACAGGTATTAATAGGAGTGCTAAGAGAGGGGAAGAATACCTGAGCTTGAGCCGCACTTTTTGCCACTCTGTCAGCCAAGGAATTGCCTTTGGCCTCCACATTGTTGTCATGAGAATGGGCTTTTGTTTTGATGCTGGCCAGTGTGCGAGGAAGACAGCAAGCAGTGATAAGGTCCTGAACTAAGGACGAATGAGAAATGGATTTCCTCTCAGCCGAGCGTAAACCACACGATTGCCAGATGCGGGCAAAATCGTGCGCAATACCAAAGGCGTATCGGGAATCAGTGTAGATGGTGACATCTTTTCCTTCTGAGAGGACACATGCAGGAGTCAAGACAAAGAGTTCACCCCTGTTTAAAGGAGTGGATGACAAATCTGGGTATATACTAGTAGAGTGAACGACCTCGGAGCAGCAATCATGTGTGGTGTCGGGCAGAGTGTCATCTTGTGCATTAATCAAACGAGCAAGGGCATGACCTAAAGTGTCAAAAGAGGAGGTGGCCTTGATTTTCAAATTACTGGTTGAGCAAAGGATAGTTCCATAGCCGGATCTCTTCTCTGAGCTGTCATGTGTTGTGTGTGCAAGTTCTGAAGGACCTGTTTCACCTGATGTGGAGAACAAGATCATAGGATGAGACAACACTAGTTTTTCAGCATCTTGAACCATCACAGCACAGGCAGCCACCACACGGAGACACGCAGGTAAACCCTGAGCCACGGTGTCAAGTGTTTTGGACAGGAGCACATGGTCTCATGCCCCCATGCTCCTGCACCAACACAGCAGAGGCAGTTCTGCCCTGTTCACAGGCATAAAGGTGAAAAACCTTATGATAGTTTGGAAGTCCGAGAATGGGAGCTGGACACAGAGCTGACCGCAAAGCCTCATACGCCTCATTCATCTAGGGTGTCCACGTTAGCGGGTGCTGCAAAGGATCGTTGTGTGAGATCACAGAGTGGAGACGTTTGTCGTGGAAAGAGCAGTCAGGTATCCATGGACGGCAGTAATTAATCAGGCCCAGGAAAGCCATGAGAGCATGCTTTGTGGAGGGACGCCTTGTGTTAAGAATGACCTGTACACAGTCTTTAGAGAGCCGTTTTCTGCCTTTTGAGAGTTTAAACCCTAGGTATTTTACAGTGGTTCTACATAACTGAAGTTTGGTTTTGAATACCTTGAATCCTTTCCTTGCCAGATGCCGCAGGAAGCACAAGGAGGCTTGTTCACAGAGGTCCTCGGAGACTGCGGAGACCAGGAGATCATCTGCATACTGTAAGACAACAGAGTCAGAGGGAGGGCAAGATCACAGAGTGCATCCCTTACCACACTGCCGGGGAGTCAATGAATCCTTGTGGCAGACGTGTCCAAGTATATTGGCGCCCCCTGTGCGTGAAGGCAAAAAGAGGCTGCGTCTGCTCTTCTACAGTAATGCTGAAAAAGGCAAAACACAAGTCAATCACCAAAAGTGTGTATGATTGCATGGAATTGTAG belongs to Silurus meridionalis isolate SWU-2019-XX chromosome 4, ASM1480568v1, whole genome shotgun sequence and includes:
- the LOC124385130 gene encoding LOW QUALITY PROTEIN: NACHT, LRR and PYD domains-containing protein 3-like (The sequence of the model RefSeq protein was modified relative to this genomic sequence to represent the inferred CDS: inserted 3 bases in 2 codons): MSESVKQDIKKDKSLIQGKRSDSPEPSCVSMKSEQSMGPPINFKDTDCTTDLRLLKNKRSDSPEPSCVSMKSEQSMGRPINFKDTDCTTDLRLQKKKSKITEKSHLEAIFKDVEHKVITLLQNELKRYKKLLGPDYPACSEREVEDEEDQSSVREGVLKITLHFLKNMKHTDLANTLQNKLVSVHQRKLKSKLREKCKELXEGISQHGSSALLNEIYTDLYITEGWSGDVNNEHEVRQIETVSRRPATQETPIKCNDLFKDKSIRSVLTKGVAGIGKTVSVQKFILDWAEGKANQDVTFMFPLPFRELNLMKQKHLSLMDLLHHFFPEIKELRLIDCERNKVVLIFDGLDECRLPLNFQNNERLCDVTESASVDVLLTNLIKGXSASSALLWITSRPGAANQIPPECVDQVTEVRGFSDPQKEEYFRKRISDQSLANKIITHMKSSRSLYIMCHIPVFCWISATVLERMLGEAESGEIPKTLTQMFTHFLIFQIKHKHQKYHQKCDPDPQQTRESILALGKLAFQQLEKGNLIFYEEDLRECGIDVREASVYSGVCTQIFREEFGLHLGKVFSFVHLSVQEFLAALYTFLSFINKKSKKTQINNLSDLFTKSNMSDFLRSAVDKTLQSENGHLDLFLRFLLGLSLESNQTLLQDLLPQTGSSSHSKQETVEYIKEKIRENPSPEKSINLFHCLNELNDDSLVQEVQRYLNSSNSRCLSGVRLSPAQWSALVFVLLNSEENLDVFDLSKYDRSDECLLRLLPVVKASRKAELCWCNLTGESCRILSSVLSSNSSSLRELDLSENKLQDLGVKLLSAGLENPHCTLEILRLCECNLTEESCRILFSVLSSNSSSLRELDLSENKLQDSGVKLLSAGLENPHCTLEILRLHYCTLTEESCRILSSVLSSNSSSLRELNLSVNNLQDSGVKLLSAGLENPHCTLEILRLEWCSITGEGCAALVSALRSNTSSHLRELHLNYNEPGDSGVKLLSDLLKDPHCKLETLQF